In one window of Candidatus Avedoeria danica DNA:
- a CDS encoding DUF2071 domain-containing protein: protein MPLSLPALAGTIDRRILVNYRVDPDVLAPHVPPPFRLKTVHGHAIAGICLIRLRQLRPRGLPAWLGVGSENAAHRIAVEWDADGRTHTGVYVPRRDTASRLNVLAGGRLFEGYQHHARFDVHETATHLEVAVHSDDGVTRLAVVADVVAIVDIADAADITDAAARPLPGSTFASLAEASAFFEAGAVGYSDTPTAGRYQGLELCCREWRVEPLVVQSVRSSFFDDPARFPPGSVAFDNALLMRGVAHTWRGRADLCCVR from the coding sequence ATGCCACTCTCCCTCCCCGCCCTGGCCGGCACGATCGACCGCCGCATCCTCGTGAACTACCGCGTCGACCCCGACGTCCTCGCACCGCACGTCCCGCCGCCGTTTCGCCTCAAGACCGTCCACGGCCACGCGATCGCCGGCATCTGCCTGATCCGCCTCCGCCAGCTCCGCCCCCGCGGCCTGCCCGCCTGGCTCGGCGTCGGCAGCGAGAACGCCGCGCATCGGATCGCCGTCGAGTGGGACGCGGACGGCCGAACGCACACGGGCGTCTACGTCCCGCGCCGCGACACCGCCTCGCGCCTGAACGTCCTCGCCGGCGGCCGGCTGTTCGAGGGCTACCAGCACCACGCCCGCTTCGACGTGCACGAGACCGCCACGCACCTCGAGGTCGCGGTCCATAGCGACGACGGGGTGACGCGGCTGGCGGTGGTGGCCGATGTCGTCGCTATCGTCGATATCGCCGACGCCGCGGACATCACCGACGCCGCCGCCCGCCCGTTGCCCGGCTCGACGTTCGCCTCGCTCGCCGAAGCCTCCGCTTTCTTCGAGGCGGGCGCCGTCGGCTACTCGGACACGCCGACCGCAGGACGGTACCAGGGGCTCGAGCTGTGCTGCCGGGAATGGCGCGTCGAACCGCTCGTCGTGCAGTCCGTGCGGTCGAGCTTCTTCGACGACCCGGCGCGCTTCCCCCCCGGCAGCGTCGCGTTCGACAACGCGCTGCTCATGCGCGGCGTGGCGCACACGTGGCGGGGCCGCGCCGACCTCTGCTGCGTGCGGTAG
- a CDS encoding ABC transporter ATP-binding protein: MASPDPWRDDDVVLVSYDHELMRWLLGYARPYWRSLAGCIVLLLALTGLQLAQPAIIAHAIDSVMTPALQAPLGERAAFAARLTPLVTLYMAMILGNSVISYGQALWLRVTGQKIIARLRQDVFDHVQTLSLSFYDRNPVGRLVTRATNDVEALNEMYTSVLVDLFRDLFIIVGALGFMLALDWRTALVGVGFMPVVAVTSYIFRRYSRATWRAMRAKLARINATLAETFSGMRIIQIFGREQRSAAEFRAINSDYYATARRLINIFAVFTPTLALMTTLALALVVLIGGNLVLQGAMTFGVFYAFQAYLRRLFDPINGLAEKYNILQSALASAERLSQLMATPVEIVDPSVPSPAVAALLASSAGHAMRADAHTNGRTSGAADASVVPRYVAPRAGRPGVPAVAFDDVHFHYKEGEPVLRGVSFEVQPGERVAFVGHTGAGKSTIMGLVPRFYDVQAGAVRVHGIDVRDWPQADLRAHVGSVMQDVFLFAGDVAENISLGNPDIDRAAVVRAAEIVGADAFIRRLPRGYDEPVVERGMTLSAGQRQLISFARAMAFDPEILILDEATASIDSETEEALQHAMHVVSRGRTTIIVAHRLSTVQDVDRIHVMHKGRIVEVGRHAELLAAGGLYRRLWELQFEASRG; this comes from the coding sequence ATGGCTAGCCCAGACCCGTGGCGGGACGACGACGTCGTCCTGGTGAGCTACGACCACGAGCTCATGCGCTGGCTGCTCGGATACGCGCGGCCGTACTGGCGGAGCCTGGCCGGCTGCATCGTCCTGCTCCTGGCGCTGACCGGCCTGCAGCTGGCCCAGCCGGCGATCATCGCCCACGCGATCGACAGCGTGATGACGCCCGCTCTGCAGGCGCCGCTCGGCGAGCGGGCGGCGTTCGCGGCGCGGCTCACACCGCTCGTCACGCTGTACATGGCGATGATCCTCGGCAACAGCGTGATCTCGTACGGCCAGGCGCTCTGGCTTCGGGTGACCGGGCAGAAGATCATCGCCCGGCTGCGCCAGGACGTCTTCGACCACGTCCAGACGCTTTCCCTGTCGTTCTACGACCGCAATCCGGTGGGCAGGCTCGTCACGCGTGCGACGAACGACGTCGAGGCGCTGAACGAGATGTACACCTCGGTCCTCGTCGACCTCTTCCGCGATCTGTTCATCATCGTCGGCGCGCTCGGTTTCATGCTGGCCCTGGACTGGCGGACCGCGCTCGTCGGCGTCGGTTTCATGCCGGTCGTGGCCGTCACGAGCTACATCTTCCGCCGCTACAGCCGCGCCACGTGGCGCGCGATGCGCGCCAAGCTGGCCCGGATCAACGCCACGCTGGCCGAGACGTTCTCGGGGATGCGGATCATCCAGATCTTCGGCCGCGAACAGCGGAGCGCAGCCGAGTTCCGGGCGATCAACTCGGACTACTACGCCACCGCGCGCCGCCTGATCAACATCTTCGCCGTCTTCACCCCGACGCTGGCCCTCATGACGACGCTGGCCCTCGCGCTCGTCGTCCTGATCGGCGGCAACCTCGTCCTGCAGGGCGCGATGACGTTCGGGGTCTTCTACGCCTTCCAGGCCTACCTCCGCCGCCTGTTCGACCCGATCAACGGCCTCGCCGAGAAGTACAACATCCTCCAGAGCGCCCTGGCCTCCGCCGAGCGCCTGAGCCAGCTGATGGCGACGCCCGTCGAGATCGTCGACCCGAGCGTTCCGAGCCCGGCCGTCGCGGCGCTCCTCGCGTCCTCCGCCGGCCACGCGATGCGCGCCGATGCGCACACGAACGGCCGCACGAGCGGCGCCGCGGACGCGTCCGTCGTGCCGCGCTACGTCGCCCCGCGCGCCGGCCGCCCCGGCGTGCCGGCCGTGGCGTTCGACGATGTCCACTTCCACTACAAGGAAGGCGAGCCGGTGCTGCGCGGTGTGAGCTTCGAGGTGCAGCCGGGCGAGCGCGTCGCCTTCGTCGGCCACACGGGCGCCGGCAAGTCGACGATCATGGGCCTCGTGCCGCGGTTCTACGACGTCCAGGCAGGGGCGGTCCGGGTCCACGGCATCGACGTCCGCGACTGGCCGCAGGCCGACCTGCGCGCCCACGTCGGCAGCGTCATGCAGGACGTCTTCCTGTTCGCCGGCGACGTGGCCGAGAACATCTCGCTGGGCAACCCGGACATCGACCGCGCCGCCGTCGTCCGCGCCGCCGAGATCGTCGGCGCGGACGCCTTCATCCGCCGCTTGCCGCGCGGCTACGACGAGCCCGTCGTCGAGCGCGGCATGACGCTCTCCGCCGGCCAGCGCCAGCTGATCAGCTTCGCCCGCGCGATGGCCTTCGACCCCGAGATCCTCATCCTGGACGAAGCGACCGCCTCGATCGACTCGGAGACTGAGGAAGCCCTCCAACACGCGATGCACGTCGTGTCCCGCGGCCGGACGACGATCATCGTCGCCCACCGCCTTTCCACCGTCCAGGACGTCGACCGGATCCACGTGATGCACAAGGGGCGGATCGTGGAGGTCGGGCGGCACGCGGAGCTGCTGGCGGCGGGCGGGTTGTACCGGCGGTTGTGGGAGCTGCAGTTCGAGGCGAGCCGGGGGTAA